The following are from one region of the Segatella oris genome:
- a CDS encoding 2-C-methyl-D-erythritol 4-phosphate cytidylyltransferase, whose translation MNIAVIFAGGSGLRMHTKSKPKQFLDLNGKPIIIYTLELFDNHPMIDGIVVACIESWIPYLKKQLKKFEINKVVSIVPGGATGQDSIYNGLCAAEAYAKGDNATVLIHDGVRPLITEETITDNINKVAECGSCITCVPATETFIVKQADGSLEIPTRSASLIARAPQSFKLNDILAAHRKAIKEGRHDYIDSCTMMNSQGMIMGTIIGPVENIKITTPTDFFVLRAMVKVHEDQQIFGL comes from the coding sequence ATGAATATTGCCGTTATTTTTGCCGGTGGTTCAGGACTGCGTATGCACACAAAGTCGAAGCCGAAGCAGTTTCTTGACCTCAACGGGAAGCCCATTATCATCTATACTTTGGAGCTGTTCGACAATCATCCGATGATAGATGGCATTGTCGTGGCCTGCATTGAAAGCTGGATTCCCTATCTGAAGAAACAGCTGAAGAAGTTTGAAATCAACAAGGTTGTAAGCATTGTACCAGGAGGAGCAACAGGACAAGACTCCATTTACAACGGACTTTGTGCAGCCGAAGCCTATGCAAAGGGGGATAATGCCACGGTGTTAATCCACGATGGTGTGCGTCCGTTGATTACCGAAGAAACGATAACCGACAATATAAATAAGGTGGCCGAGTGTGGCTCTTGCATCACTTGCGTGCCTGCCACAGAGACTTTCATCGTCAAACAAGCCGACGGAAGTCTTGAAATTCCAACGCGTTCGGCTTCGCTGATAGCGCGCGCACCGCAGTCATTCAAGTTGAATGATATCCTCGCGGCCCACAGGAAGGCTATCAAAGAGGGGCGTCACGACTATATAGACTCGTGCACGATGATGAACAGTCAAGGCATGATTATGGGCACAATCATTGGACCGGTGGAGAATATCAAGATTACTACGCCTACCGATTTCTTCGTTTTGCGGGCCATGGTGAAAGTACATGAAGACCAACAGATATTCGGTTTATAG
- the cysS gene encoding cysteine--tRNA ligase has protein sequence MEQNLIIYNTLTRQKELFKPLHAPNVGMYVCGPTVYGDPHLGHARPAITFDILFRYLKHLGYKVRYVRNITDVGHLEHDADEGDDKIEKKARLEQLEPMEIAQYYTNRYHAAMDALNVLPPSIEPHATGHIIEQEELVKEILKNGYAYESNGSIYFDVEKYDKEHKYGILSGRNLTDMINNSRELQGVGEKKNQVDFALWKKAQPEHIMRWPSPWSVGFPGWHCECTAMGRKYLGSHFDIHGGGMDLIFPHHECEIAQAVASQGDQMVHYWMHNNMITINGQKMGKSLGNFITLEQFFTGNHESLTHAYTPMTIRFFILSAHYRGTVDFSNEALEAAQKGYERLMNAFDDLERVPVSSHCDAETDKFVKTFRQRCYEAMNDDLQTPLVISYLFEACHLINTLLDHKAEICADCLKELGDAMKLFAFDLLGLKNEKGDNNVAREEAYGKVVDMVLDLRAKAKADKDWTTSDKIRDALAAAGFEVKDTKDGVTWKLNK, from the coding sequence ATGGAGCAGAATCTCATCATTTACAATACACTTACACGTCAGAAAGAGTTGTTCAAACCGCTGCATGCCCCTAACGTGGGCATGTATGTATGTGGCCCGACCGTTTATGGCGACCCACATTTGGGGCACGCACGCCCTGCAATCACCTTCGACATCCTTTTCCGCTACCTGAAACATCTTGGCTATAAGGTGCGCTATGTGCGCAATATCACTGATGTGGGCCATTTGGAGCACGATGCAGATGAGGGCGATGACAAGATAGAAAAGAAAGCACGACTCGAACAGTTGGAGCCTATGGAGATAGCACAGTACTACACCAACCGCTATCATGCAGCCATGGATGCCCTCAATGTGCTGCCTCCTTCGATTGAACCGCATGCGACTGGTCACATCATCGAGCAGGAAGAACTTGTCAAGGAAATCCTTAAGAACGGTTATGCCTATGAGAGTAATGGCAGCATCTACTTTGATGTAGAGAAATACGACAAGGAACATAAGTATGGAATTCTGTCGGGTCGCAACCTCACGGATATGATTAATAACAGCCGTGAGCTTCAAGGTGTGGGCGAAAAGAAGAACCAAGTGGATTTTGCCCTATGGAAAAAGGCGCAGCCCGAACACATCATGCGTTGGCCCAGTCCATGGAGTGTAGGCTTCCCAGGTTGGCATTGCGAGTGTACGGCTATGGGAAGGAAATATCTCGGCAGTCATTTCGATATTCATGGTGGTGGCATGGATCTTATATTTCCACACCATGAATGTGAGATTGCCCAGGCTGTTGCCAGTCAAGGTGACCAGATGGTGCACTATTGGATGCATAACAACATGATTACGATCAATGGTCAGAAGATGGGAAAGAGCCTTGGAAACTTCATTACTTTGGAGCAGTTCTTCACGGGAAATCATGAGAGTCTCACGCATGCCTATACGCCGATGACAATTCGTTTCTTCATCCTTTCGGCGCATTATCGCGGTACTGTCGACTTCTCCAATGAGGCTTTGGAAGCTGCCCAGAAAGGGTATGAACGACTGATGAATGCTTTTGACGACCTTGAACGCGTTCCGGTGAGCAGCCACTGTGATGCTGAAACCGACAAATTCGTAAAGACTTTCCGCCAACGTTGCTATGAAGCAATGAACGACGACCTGCAGACTCCGCTTGTTATCAGCTATCTTTTCGAGGCTTGTCATCTCATCAATACACTTCTCGACCATAAAGCGGAGATCTGTGCTGATTGCCTGAAAGAGCTTGGTGATGCCATGAAACTCTTTGCTTTCGACCTCCTCGGACTGAAAAACGAAAAGGGCGACAACAATGTTGCACGCGAAGAAGCCTATGGAAAAGTAGTCGACATGGTGCTTGACCTGCGTGCCAAAGCCAAAGCTGACAAGGACTGGACTACCAGTGACAAGATACGTGATGCCCTTGCAGCTGCAGGTTTCGAGGTGAAAGACACCAAAGACGGCGTCACTTGGAAATTGAATAAATAG
- a CDS encoding alpha-L-arabinofuranosidase C-terminal domain-containing protein, producing the protein MNTKKILSTLLLTALTSVSINAQHQFTISTKPGTTIQPTMYGIFFEDINFGADGGLYAEMVENRSFEFPDRLMGWNTFGDVTVSDVKPAFDRNPHYVTLANAGHREKRTGLENRGFFGMGLKKGMHYDFTVYARLHTLQGKEAKFRIELVDEEDRPISKATVTVTSNKWQKHTATLTSDKTIEKGLLRIFLEGSESVDIDHVSLFPADSWQGMRADLVKDLADLHPGIFRFPGGCIVEGTDLATRYQWKNTVGPAENRPLNENRWNYTFPHRMYPNYYQTLGLGFYEFFLLSEKIGAEPLPVLSCGLACQYQNDDNDKNAHVCTADLQPYIDDALDLIEFANGPVTSKWGRLRADMGHPAPFNLKQIGIGNEQWGPLYPERLALFVKQIRAKYPHIKICGSSGPSASGKEFDYGWEQMRRLGVDLVDEHYYMTPDWFLKNAGRYDNYNRTGPKVFAGEYAAHVHGLDKQPTVAMNNFEAALSEAAFMTGLERNADVVYQATYAPLFAHVEGWQWRPDLIWFNNLESVRSVNWYVQMLYATNRGTHVLSLTEGGKPVEGHENLYASAVYDKTAKAYIVKIVNAGDKEQHINLTFTGLKNLGKGKLITLHSNDPRATNSLENKTHVVPQTSDVEAHGNMLSVKVPAKTFAVYRF; encoded by the coding sequence ATGAATACAAAGAAAATCCTATCGACTTTGCTGTTGACTGCACTGACTTCTGTCAGCATCAACGCACAACATCAGTTCACAATCAGCACAAAACCCGGTACAACCATACAGCCGACGATGTATGGTATCTTCTTCGAAGACATCAATTTCGGTGCCGATGGTGGCCTTTATGCCGAGATGGTAGAGAACCGTTCGTTTGAGTTTCCCGACCGATTAATGGGTTGGAACACCTTCGGTGATGTCACCGTGAGCGATGTCAAGCCTGCTTTTGACCGCAATCCCCACTACGTAACATTGGCCAATGCGGGGCATCGTGAGAAACGGACGGGCCTTGAAAACCGCGGTTTCTTCGGCATGGGACTGAAGAAAGGCATGCATTATGACTTTACGGTCTATGCCCGTTTGCACACCTTGCAAGGCAAAGAAGCCAAGTTCCGCATAGAACTTGTCGACGAAGAAGACCGTCCTATCAGCAAGGCTACGGTCACTGTGACGAGCAACAAATGGCAGAAACACACGGCAACGCTCACTTCTGACAAGACCATTGAAAAGGGATTGCTCCGCATTTTCCTTGAAGGCAGCGAGAGTGTTGACATCGACCATGTGAGTCTTTTCCCTGCAGACAGCTGGCAAGGTATGCGTGCTGACCTCGTAAAAGACCTTGCCGACCTGCATCCGGGCATATTCCGTTTCCCCGGCGGTTGTATCGTTGAAGGCACCGATCTGGCTACACGTTATCAGTGGAAGAACACAGTTGGCCCTGCAGAAAACCGTCCGTTGAACGAGAACAGATGGAATTATACGTTCCCACATCGCATGTACCCGAATTATTATCAGACATTGGGTTTAGGCTTCTATGAGTTCTTCCTGCTCTCCGAAAAGATTGGAGCCGAACCGCTTCCTGTGCTGAGTTGCGGATTAGCCTGCCAATATCAGAACGACGACAACGACAAGAATGCGCACGTCTGCACCGCCGACCTGCAGCCTTATATCGATGATGCACTCGACCTCATTGAGTTTGCCAACGGTCCCGTTACGAGCAAATGGGGACGCCTGCGCGCCGATATGGGCCACCCGGCACCGTTCAATCTCAAGCAGATTGGTATTGGAAACGAACAGTGGGGCCCGCTTTATCCCGAACGATTAGCATTGTTTGTGAAGCAAATCCGCGCCAAATATCCTCATATCAAGATATGCGGCTCGTCTGGTCCTTCAGCAAGTGGCAAGGAGTTTGATTATGGTTGGGAGCAGATGCGCAGGCTCGGTGTAGACCTTGTTGACGAACATTATTACATGACTCCCGACTGGTTCCTGAAGAATGCAGGTCGTTATGACAACTATAACCGCACGGGACCGAAGGTGTTTGCAGGCGAATATGCGGCTCATGTGCATGGACTTGACAAGCAACCGACTGTAGCTATGAACAATTTTGAAGCTGCTTTGTCTGAAGCGGCATTCATGACAGGACTTGAACGCAATGCCGACGTGGTTTATCAAGCCACCTATGCGCCCCTCTTCGCACATGTTGAAGGCTGGCAATGGCGTCCCGATCTCATCTGGTTCAACAATCTTGAGAGCGTGCGTTCAGTCAACTGGTATGTCCAAATGCTTTATGCCACGAACCGAGGCACCCATGTTTTGAGTCTCACCGAAGGCGGAAAGCCTGTCGAAGGCCATGAAAATCTCTACGCAAGTGCCGTGTACGACAAGACCGCCAAGGCCTACATCGTGAAGATTGTCAATGCCGGAGACAAGGAACAGCATATCAATCTCACCTTCACGGGCCTCAAAAATCTTGGCAAGGGCAAGCTTATCACACTGCACAGCAACGACCCTCGCGCAACGAACTCGTTGGAAAACAAGACCCATGTGGTGCCCCAGACTTCTGATGTCGAAGCTCATGGCAACATGCTTTCAGTAAAAGTGCCCGCCAAGACCTTTGCAGTATATCGGTTCTGA
- the eno gene encoding phosphopyruvate hydratase: MKIEKIHAREILDSRGNPTVEVEVTLENGVMGRASVPSGASTGENEALELRDGDKQRFGGKGVLKAVENVNNVIAPALKGDCVFNQRALDYKMLALDGTPTKSKLGANAILGVSLAVAQTAAKALNIPLYRYIGGANTYVLPVPMMNIINGGAHSDAPIAFQEFMIRPVGAPSEKEAIRMGAEVFHALAKNLKKRGLSTAVGDEGGFAPKFDGIEDALDSIIQAIKDAGYEPGKDVKIAMDCAASEFAVQENGQWFYDYRQLKNGMPKDPNGKKLTADEQIAYLEELITKYPIDSIEDGLDENDWENWVKLTAKIGDRCQLVGDDLFVTNVKFLEKGIKMGAGNAILIKVNQIGSLTETLEAIEMAHRHGYTTVTSHRSGETEDTTIADIAVATNSGQIKTGSMSRTDRMAKYNQLIRIEEELGGVAKYGYKKLR; encoded by the coding sequence ATGAAGATTGAAAAAATCCATGCAAGAGAAATCCTCGACTCAAGAGGTAATCCAACAGTTGAAGTAGAAGTAACCCTCGAAAACGGCGTAATGGGCCGCGCAAGTGTACCTTCCGGTGCATCAACGGGTGAGAATGAAGCCCTCGAATTGCGTGACGGCGACAAGCAACGCTTCGGTGGTAAGGGCGTACTTAAAGCTGTGGAGAACGTCAATAACGTGATAGCTCCGGCCTTGAAAGGCGATTGTGTATTCAATCAGCGCGCCCTTGATTACAAGATGTTAGCGCTTGACGGCACACCAACCAAGAGCAAACTCGGTGCCAACGCCATTCTCGGTGTGAGCCTTGCTGTTGCTCAAACCGCTGCAAAAGCACTCAACATACCATTGTATCGCTATATCGGTGGCGCTAATACTTATGTGCTCCCGGTACCTATGATGAATATCATCAACGGTGGTGCACACAGCGATGCACCGATTGCTTTCCAGGAGTTTATGATCCGTCCTGTAGGTGCTCCCTCTGAAAAAGAGGCTATCCGAATGGGTGCCGAGGTGTTCCATGCACTGGCAAAGAACTTGAAGAAGCGCGGACTTTCTACCGCTGTAGGTGACGAAGGAGGCTTTGCACCTAAGTTTGACGGTATTGAAGACGCCCTCGACTCTATCATCCAGGCTATCAAGGACGCTGGTTACGAGCCGGGAAAAGACGTGAAGATTGCCATGGACTGCGCTGCTTCAGAGTTTGCTGTGCAGGAGAACGGACAGTGGTTCTACGACTATCGCCAGCTGAAGAACGGCATGCCGAAGGATCCCAACGGTAAGAAGCTCACCGCAGATGAGCAGATTGCTTATCTCGAAGAACTCATCACAAAATATCCTATCGACTCTATTGAGGACGGACTCGACGAGAACGACTGGGAAAACTGGGTGAAACTGACCGCTAAAATCGGTGATCGTTGCCAGTTGGTAGGCGATGATTTGTTCGTAACCAACGTGAAGTTCCTCGAAAAGGGCATCAAGATGGGTGCAGGAAATGCTATCCTTATCAAGGTGAACCAGATTGGTTCGCTCACCGAAACCCTTGAAGCTATCGAAATGGCACACCGTCATGGCTACACAACGGTTACCTCTCACCGCTCCGGAGAAACAGAAGATACAACGATTGCCGACATTGCTGTAGCTACAAACTCAGGCCAGATTAAGACCGGTTCTATGAGCCGTACCGACCGTATGGCGAAGTACAACCAACTCATCCGCATTGAGGAAGAGCTTGGTGGCGTAGCAAAATATGGCTATAAGAAGCTTCGCTAA
- a CDS encoding phosphorylcholine transferase LicD — MQEVTKELQPKWNAVIIDVFAAFIRICEQYGLRYFCAGGTAIGAVRHQGMIPWDDDIDVFMPRPDYDRFLALAAHSMPEGYEVMTPYNTKDYPMYFSKMCNARTTLLENEHIPCIFGLYIDIFPLDGACDDIEICYQKKCRFKRLMNKLEAISTHNSFGEYVSLLKKRSEWGRFAVKTVAFFCRPWLRKWLLKQMDTIAYANDYAQSSSVVTYSGVYHKQEIYPKAWLETPQSFPFEGLMVNLPHDYDAYLRHFFGDYMMLPPVEKRASHHQKVFFNLDKRIALSDVKSLLKKTKS, encoded by the coding sequence ATGCAAGAGGTGACAAAAGAACTACAACCGAAATGGAATGCCGTGATTATTGATGTGTTTGCGGCTTTCATCCGTATTTGCGAGCAGTATGGACTGCGCTATTTCTGTGCAGGAGGAACGGCAATCGGTGCCGTGCGTCATCAGGGAATGATACCTTGGGACGATGATATTGACGTCTTCATGCCACGTCCCGACTACGACCGCTTCCTTGCTTTGGCAGCCCATTCGATGCCCGAAGGCTACGAGGTGATGACCCCTTATAACACCAAGGACTATCCGATGTATTTCTCCAAGATGTGCAATGCACGCACAACGCTGCTCGAAAACGAGCATATCCCCTGCATTTTCGGACTTTATATAGATATTTTCCCATTGGACGGGGCTTGTGACGACATTGAAATCTGCTATCAGAAGAAGTGTCGTTTCAAGCGTTTGATGAACAAATTGGAAGCTATTTCCACGCATAACAGCTTCGGTGAGTATGTCTCGCTGCTGAAAAAACGAAGTGAATGGGGCCGTTTTGCGGTGAAGACCGTGGCTTTTTTCTGCCGTCCATGGCTTCGGAAGTGGCTCTTGAAGCAGATGGATACCATTGCTTATGCCAATGATTACGCGCAATCTTCAAGCGTTGTCACTTACAGTGGGGTGTATCATAAGCAGGAAATCTATCCGAAAGCATGGCTTGAAACACCGCAATCATTTCCCTTTGAGGGTCTCATGGTGAACCTTCCCCATGATTATGACGCCTATCTTCGCCATTTCTTCGGCGATTATATGATGCTCCCTCCTGTAGAAAAGCGGGCATCTCATCATCAGAAAGTGTTCTTTAATCTCGATAAACGCATTGCTTTGAGCGATGTAAAAAGCCTATTGAAAAAGACGAAATCATGA
- a CDS encoding NAD-dependent epimerase/dehydratase family protein translates to MNTVLDNDIRAFKEQFSLKSSLAGTTVCVTGSTGLLGSIAVKCLLGIGAKVVAVIRDEAKAERVLGPENDRLRYYLYDFSNADSREFMPPGTIDYVIHFASPTASKYFVDRPVETIDTIYQGTKAVLSYAMKQPLKSLVFASSLEIYGTITDDAVPITEEVQGYIDPMSVRSSYPMAKRLAETLCHSYAMEYQCPVRIARLAQVFGAGVAFDDTRVFAQFARCVIQNNDITLHTKGDLCRCYCYTLDAITGILYILLKGKDGEVYNVSNRETYISIRDMAEMVCRDFGSSIHTEVKLQEGVGYSPTTKLLLSSAKLEALGWKPHYNLHEMYDRLIRSMREMA, encoded by the coding sequence ATGAATACAGTTTTAGATAACGACATCAGAGCGTTCAAAGAGCAGTTCAGTCTCAAGTCATCTTTAGCGGGAACGACGGTTTGTGTAACGGGGTCGACTGGGCTTTTGGGCAGTATTGCTGTGAAATGTCTGTTGGGTATCGGTGCAAAAGTCGTGGCAGTCATTCGTGATGAGGCTAAGGCCGAGCGTGTGTTAGGGCCGGAAAACGACCGACTTCGTTATTATCTCTACGATTTTTCGAATGCCGACAGCAGAGAGTTCATGCCCCCTGGGACCATCGACTATGTCATTCATTTTGCCAGCCCCACGGCATCCAAGTATTTCGTTGACAGGCCGGTAGAGACTATCGACACGATATATCAAGGCACGAAAGCCGTGTTGTCGTATGCCATGAAGCAGCCGTTGAAGTCGCTTGTCTTTGCTTCTTCACTTGAAATCTATGGCACAATAACCGATGATGCCGTACCCATTACGGAAGAAGTGCAGGGATATATCGACCCCATGTCGGTGCGCAGCAGTTATCCCATGGCTAAAAGACTCGCCGAAACCCTATGCCACAGCTATGCTATGGAGTATCAGTGTCCTGTCAGAATAGCTCGACTTGCACAGGTGTTTGGCGCAGGAGTAGCCTTTGACGATACGCGAGTGTTTGCACAGTTTGCCCGCTGTGTCATTCAGAATAACGACATTACGCTCCATACCAAGGGCGACCTTTGCCGCTGTTATTGCTATACCCTTGATGCCATTACGGGCATTCTCTATATCCTGTTGAAAGGAAAGGACGGCGAAGTCTATAATGTTTCCAACCGTGAAACCTATATTTCAATCCGCGACATGGCCGAAATGGTGTGCCGAGACTTTGGCTCTTCCATTCATACGGAGGTCAAATTGCAGGAAGGTGTGGGCTATTCGCCGACAACAAAGCTGTTGCTTTCTTCTGCCAAATTAGAGGCTTTGGGTTGGAAACCGCATTATAATCTGCATGAGATGTACGACAGACTGATACGTTCCATGAGGGAAATGGCATGA
- a CDS encoding glycoside hydrolase family 2 TIM barrel-domain containing protein, whose product MNKNLLFAMVALASPLCGHAQLQPTFTEWHDCAVNEVNRFPLHTDFFAFESADKALKGEKEHSNNYLSLEGDWKFNWVANADERPTDFYQPAFNDASWGKMSVPGCWEVNGYGDPVYLNVGFAWRGHFKNNPPQVPIKDNHVGSYRRVITLPDTWKGRQVIAHFGSVTSNMYLWVNGQYVGYTEDSKMAAEHDITKYLKPGENLIAFQTFRWCDGSYSEDQDFWRLSGVARECYLYSRDNNIHIDDIRITPDLTNNYTDGDAMIAVTAKGNPIIDFELLNANGVAIVKTESNFKKRQSGNVHFVIRNVKKWTAETPYLYTLVATVKDQKRQVKEVITQKVGFRKIEIKNSQLLVNGQPILIKGADRHEMDPDGGYVVSTERMIQDIKIMKRLNINAVRTCHYPDDPRWYDLCDKYGLYLVSESNQESHGFGYDENSLMLQQQFAAPVMQRNQHNVASHFNHPSIIVWSLGNESKYCDHFDKAYDWVKQQDPSRPVQYERAAWRGGRASDIFCPMYYPVKYCEKYCLDSTKTLPLIQCEYNHTMGNSGGNLAEYWQLVRKYPKFQGGFDWDFVDQGLHKKPNYKANRTLADYEAKAASLEPGTGNQEEYCYGGDYNNYDPSDNNFNCNGIIGPDRQLNPHAYELAYQYQDIWTEPVDLEAGKLRVKNEYFFRDLSNYRLKWTALDEYGYELASGNIDNLNVQPQQTAEIQLPLDEKSSRFMYLNVDYLLKEAEPLMAKGQSVAHQQFKSDAPVAHAMYEPSPVKVKFIDKKNEPVIRVAGNNFTLGFDRTTGWLTQYEVGGTDMLGNGGTLKANFWRALTDNDMGADFQHKLGVWRNPEMKLISLTTQTVANGTIKAHPTVIACYDMPAVKAQLKLTYTVFEKGKLNVKMQMTTDKDAKVSDMLRFGMVMQMPYDMDQSRFFGRGPIENYSDRKASERIGIYKQTADQQFFPYIRPQETGTKQDIKWWLQTNASGTGIVIHGLSGDLSMSALHYAIAGLDDGLDKEQRHSYQVKKSPFTNLCIDKEQAGVGGTDSWGSWPLEPYRLHYGDRSFEFSISPCMK is encoded by the coding sequence ATGAATAAGAATCTTTTGTTTGCAATGGTTGCCTTGGCAAGTCCGTTATGTGGTCATGCCCAGCTACAACCAACGTTTACAGAGTGGCACGACTGTGCTGTTAATGAGGTGAACCGCTTTCCCTTGCACACCGATTTCTTCGCTTTTGAGTCAGCTGACAAGGCACTGAAAGGCGAAAAGGAGCATTCGAACAATTATCTTTCACTCGAAGGCGACTGGAAATTCAATTGGGTTGCTAATGCCGATGAACGTCCGACCGACTTCTATCAGCCTGCTTTCAACGATGCCTCATGGGGCAAGATGAGTGTGCCGGGGTGCTGGGAAGTTAATGGTTATGGCGATCCTGTATACTTAAACGTCGGCTTTGCATGGCGAGGCCACTTCAAAAACAACCCTCCACAGGTGCCGATTAAAGACAACCACGTGGGCAGTTACCGCCGTGTCATCACGCTTCCCGACACGTGGAAAGGCCGTCAGGTCATTGCCCACTTCGGGTCGGTCACATCAAATATGTATCTCTGGGTTAACGGACAGTATGTCGGTTACACTGAAGACAGCAAGATGGCTGCCGAACATGACATCACAAAATACCTCAAACCGGGTGAAAACCTCATAGCATTCCAGACGTTCAGATGGTGTGACGGGTCTTACAGTGAAGACCAAGATTTCTGGAGATTAAGCGGAGTTGCTCGCGAATGCTACCTTTATTCACGCGACAACAACATCCATATTGATGACATTCGCATCACTCCTGACCTCACCAATAACTATACAGACGGCGATGCCATGATAGCAGTCACGGCGAAAGGTAACCCTATTATCGACTTCGAATTGCTGAATGCTAACGGCGTTGCAATAGTGAAAACCGAGTCAAACTTCAAGAAACGGCAAAGTGGAAACGTGCATTTCGTCATCCGTAACGTGAAGAAATGGACTGCAGAGACACCTTACTTATATACCCTTGTGGCTACGGTGAAAGACCAGAAGCGCCAGGTAAAGGAGGTCATCACACAGAAAGTAGGCTTCCGCAAGATTGAAATCAAGAATTCACAACTGTTGGTCAACGGCCAGCCTATCCTCATCAAAGGAGCTGACCGCCATGAGATGGACCCCGACGGAGGCTATGTTGTGAGCACAGAACGCATGATACAAGACATCAAAATCATGAAACGTCTGAACATCAATGCCGTCAGAACATGCCATTATCCCGATGATCCGCGCTGGTATGACCTATGTGATAAGTATGGACTCTACCTTGTTTCAGAGTCCAATCAGGAGAGTCATGGCTTCGGTTATGATGAGAATTCATTGATGCTTCAGCAGCAGTTTGCTGCTCCGGTGATGCAACGCAACCAGCATAATGTAGCTTCTCACTTCAATCATCCAAGCATTATCGTGTGGAGTTTGGGCAATGAAAGCAAATATTGTGACCATTTCGACAAAGCTTATGATTGGGTTAAGCAACAGGATCCGTCGCGTCCTGTGCAGTATGAACGCGCTGCATGGAGAGGTGGAAGGGCTTCGGATATCTTCTGTCCGATGTATTATCCCGTGAAATACTGCGAGAAATACTGCCTTGATTCCACGAAGACATTGCCACTCATTCAATGCGAATACAATCACACGATGGGTAATTCCGGGGGCAATCTTGCCGAATATTGGCAGCTCGTCCGTAAGTATCCTAAGTTCCAAGGAGGCTTCGATTGGGACTTCGTTGACCAGGGATTGCACAAGAAACCGAATTATAAAGCCAATCGGACATTGGCTGATTATGAGGCAAAAGCAGCCTCGTTGGAACCTGGAACAGGTAACCAAGAGGAATATTGCTATGGTGGTGACTATAACAACTACGACCCGTCAGACAACAACTTCAACTGTAACGGCATCATAGGTCCCGACCGTCAGCTCAATCCTCATGCCTATGAACTGGCTTATCAGTATCAAGATATATGGACAGAGCCTGTGGACTTGGAGGCTGGGAAACTACGTGTGAAGAACGAATACTTCTTCCGTGACCTCAGCAACTACCGCTTGAAGTGGACTGCCTTGGATGAATACGGCTATGAACTTGCATCAGGAAATATCGACAATCTGAATGTTCAGCCACAGCAGACGGCTGAAATTCAGTTGCCATTAGATGAAAAGTCCAGCCGATTCATGTACTTAAATGTGGATTATCTGCTGAAAGAAGCCGAGCCACTCATGGCTAAAGGACAGTCGGTTGCACATCAGCAATTCAAGTCAGATGCCCCTGTTGCACATGCCATGTACGAGCCATCACCCGTGAAAGTGAAGTTCATCGACAAGAAGAATGAACCGGTTATCCGTGTTGCAGGCAACAACTTCACCCTTGGTTTCGACCGAACAACAGGCTGGTTAACCCAATATGAAGTTGGCGGAACCGACATGTTGGGCAATGGAGGCACGTTGAAAGCCAACTTCTGGCGTGCTTTAACAGACAACGATATGGGTGCCGATTTCCAGCATAAGCTTGGTGTTTGGCGCAATCCTGAAATGAAATTGATTTCGTTAACCACCCAAACGGTAGCTAATGGAACCATAAAAGCGCATCCAACTGTCATTGCATGCTATGACATGCCAGCAGTGAAAGCGCAGTTAAAGCTTACCTATACCGTCTTCGAAAAAGGCAAGTTGAATGTCAAGATGCAGATGACGACCGACAAGGATGCCAAAGTCAGCGACATGCTTCGCTTCGGAATGGTGATGCAGATGCCGTATGACATGGATCAAAGTCGCTTCTTCGGACGTGGTCCAATAGAGAACTATAGCGACCGAAAAGCTTCAGAACGCATCGGCATCTATAAGCAAACGGCCGACCAACAGTTCTTCCCTTACATCCGTCCACAGGAGACCGGTACGAAACAAGACATCAAGTGGTGGCTGCAGACCAATGCTTCGGGCACGGGAATTGTAATTCATGGCCTGTCGGGTGACCTCTCCATGTCGGCCCTCCACTATGCCATTGCCGGACTTGACGACGGACTTGACAAGGAACAACGACACAGTTACCAGGTGAAGAAGTCGCCTTTCACCAACCTTTGTATCGACAAAGAGCAGGCCGGAGTGGGCGGAACAGACAGCTGGGGTTCATGGCCTTTGGAGCCTTATCGCCTGCACTATGGCGACCGGAGCTTTGAGTTCTCTATTTCTCCTTGCATGAAATAA